The Etheostoma spectabile isolate EspeVRDwgs_2016 chromosome 23, UIUC_Espe_1.0, whole genome shotgun sequence genome includes a window with the following:
- the fam180a gene encoding protein FAM180A produces MSLHISSRSIFIHHCDVYPLRETEREGEKSVRSVVCVCTSVCVRVCVRVCVDLLVRINMTQWWALLFIVYQSIYLTATQHHRKALYPSAYRIKREAYSLINPTFQRSSEDVNLLFEILLAGMEIQGGEMLIPDEELASLRSVEKLEVICEDILPKRLSDIRRLIAELFQRRRPLSWQDFERTVLTLVYTTQTMARVSSPQQKEAWMDAVIQLFKAVQKDLTPS; encoded by the exons ATGAGCCTGCATATAAGCAGTCGGAGTATTTTCATCCACCATTGTGATGTTTATCccctgagagagacagagcgagagggGGAAAAGAGTGTGCgttcagttgtgtgtgtgtgtacgagtgtgtgtgtgagagtgtgtgtgagagtgtgtgtagaTCTGTTAGTGAGGATCAACATGACACAGTGGTGGGCTCTGCTGTTCATTGTTTACCAGTCCATTTACCTGACAGCCACTCAGCATCACAGGAAAG CTCTGTATCCATCTGCATACAGGATAAAGCGTGAGGCATATTCGCTGATCAACCCCACCTTCCAGCGTTCGTCAGAGGATGTCAATCTGCTTTTTGAG ATCCTGCTTGCTGGAATGGAGATCCAAGGTGGGGAAATGCTGATCCCCGATGAGGAGCTTGCCTCCCTGAGGAGCGTGGAGAAGCTGGAGGTCATCTGTGAGGACATCCTGCCCAAGAGGCTTTCCGACATTCGCCGTCTGATAGCGGAGCTCTTCCAGCGCCGGCGGCCTCTGAGCTGGCAGGACTTTGAGAGGACGGTGCTGACCCTGGTGTACACCACTCAGACGATGGCTCGAGTCAGCAGTCCGCAGCAGAAGGAGGCGTGGATGGACGCTGTGATACAGCTGTTCAAAGCCGTTCAAAAGGACCTCACACCCTCTTAA